One segment of Asterias rubens chromosome 2, eAstRub1.3, whole genome shotgun sequence DNA contains the following:
- the LOC117305433 gene encoding monocarboxylate transporter 5-like, translating to MDSKLEDRVLSGVDKLDEQPLKTVHTDANHNSNDGPLRGAELSENPPGQTPSEPRMDSGWSWLVLVGAFIVYFTALGSVSSLSVYLTVWMESFEASATTVGLVLSIHSLMRGMFGPICGMFCTKFGPRIVMVAGGLILTGGFIMAALSPTIEMLILSNGFVTALGASLSLSAVFQAMGMYFKTRFTFAVGVATSGISLGQLAFAPLYTFLIDLYGWRGSMLIVAAMGFHIVAAGALMRTNVAKTTRPHVPRSARPKHDLQSKNSYHEMETRTASETAGIVHGDMNQQYGVKPNLTLRSTGEGHGHDSPSYTTLSNGDITDKYAGSTEHKAGFPPPSDGPPCVAVDDDRADQTPIRESTRQSSLYERLLEYLFGFKYFLLETYGLRRLAHNTQFIILMIGAVCHGFGKLGVVYTVARAETIGIEPELASLLLSTIGAGSTFARVTHGWFIDKKYITAEMTYAWSMLLFSVTDVLTPWLVTFLPLVISSVFMGMAAGLTASVLIVAVRSFVEPSDASGAYGAQLFFWGLGDIIGVLVTGVVYDNLLSYDVAYFVGGGVLFVGSMLTFGVSISRRRNKPCKLLDAESTIEPPEETEIQAVYSGPSRLELGGAEQFDEDAGCVNPAYAVTDGEDISVSDVAVKTGLLMQSSENELRHIEGIVNPMTITQADF from the exons ATGGACTCGAAGTTAGAAGATCGTGTACTTTCGGGGGTTGACAAGCTCGACGAACAACCGTTGAAGACAGTTCATACAGATGCGAACCACAACTCCAATGATGGTCCGCTTAGGGGAGCGGAGCTGTCGGAAAACCCACCGGGGCAGACACCCTCTGAGCCCCGTATGGACTCGGGCTGGTCGTGGCTCGTCTTGGTTGGTGCATTCATCGTGTATTTCACAGCACTTGGTTCAGTATCATCACTGAGTGTGTATTTGACGGTATGGATGGAATCGTTTGAGGCCAGTGCCACTACGGTGGGTTTAGTGTTGTCAATTCACTCCCTCATGCGGGGAATGTTTG GTCCCATATGTGGAATGTTTTGCACCAAGTTTGGACCCCGTATAGTCATGGTTGCAGGTGGATTAATACTCACTGGGGGTTTCATAATGGCTGCCTTGTCCCCTACAATAGAAATGCTCATTTTAAGCAATGGATTCGTTACAG CATTGGGGGCGAGTTTGTCGTTATCCGCAGTTTTTCAAGCTATGGGGATGTACTTCAAGACGAGATTCACCTTTGCTGTTGGTGTAGCGACATCAGGTATCAGCTTAGGCCAGTTGGCGTTCGCCCCTCTGTACACCTTCCTTATTGACCTGTACGGCTGGCGAGGATCCATGCTTATCGTAGCGGCGATGGGGTTTCACATTGTAGCGGCAGGAGCTCTTATGCGAACCAATGTGGCGAAGACAACTCGACCTCATGTACCGAGGTCAGCTCGACCTAAACACGACCTGCAATCTAAGAATAGTTATCATGAGATGGAAACTAGAACCGCTTCGGAAACAGCGGGTATTGTGCATGGGGATATGAATCAACAATATGGAGTCAAACCAAATCTGACTTTGAGGTCAACTGGAGAAGGTCATGGACACGACAGTCCTAGCTATACAACATTGAGCAATGGTGATATTACAGATAAATATGCCGGTTCCACAGAACACAAGGCTGGGTTCCCTCCTCCGAGTGACGGCCCACCATGCGTCGCAGTCGACGATGACAGAGCCGATCAAACGCCCATTCGCGAATCGACCAGACAGTCCTCTCTTTATGAACGTCTTCTGGAATACCTTTTCGGATTTAAATATTTCTTGTTGGAGACGTATGGCCTGAGACGTCTTGCCCACAACACGCAGTTCATCATCCTAATGATCGGAGCAGTGTGCCATGGCTTCGGGAAGCTTGGTGTAGTCTACACCGTAGCTCGGGCAGAGACGATCGGTATCGAGCCAGAGCTTGCTTCGCTACTTCTCTCGACGATAGGAGCTGGAAGCACCTTCGCTAGAGTCACACACGGATGGTTCATTGATAAGAAATACATCACAGCGGAGATGACCTACGCATGGTCCATGCTTCTCTTCAGCGTAACGGACGTACTTACGCCGTGGTTAGTGACATTCTTACCGTTGGTTATCTCGTCAGTGTTTATGGGGATGGCGGCCGGGTTGACTGCGTCCGTGTTGATAGTTGCCGTGCGTTCCTTCGTGGAACCATCCGATGCGTCTGGCGCTTACGGTGCGCAGTTATTTTTCTGGGGCCTTGGGGACATCATCGGAGTACTGGTAACAG GTGTTGTTTATGACAACCTTCTTAGTTATGATGTCGCCTACTTCGTCGGTGGGGGCGTCCTCTTCGTCGGATCTATGCTGACTTTTGGTGTTTCCATCAGCCGCAGACGAAACAAACCTTGCAAACTACTCGACGCGGAATCTACCATCGAGCCGCCTGAAGAGACTGAAATACAGGCTGTTTATTCTGGACCAAGCCGGTTAGAACTTGGCGGCGCAGAGCAATTTGACGAAGACGCTGGATGTGTCAATCCAGCGTACGCCGTAACCGATGGTGAGGACATTTCAGTTAGTGACGTAGCCGTGAAAACTGGACTTTTGATGCAATCAAGTGAGAACGAGTTGCGACATATAGAAGGAATAGTGAACCCCATGACCATTACACAAGCGGACTTTTAA
- the LOC117305445 gene encoding monocarboxylate transporter 13-like, translated as MVPVSDDHQSQLNVAQQDPSHGAASSTVTIEHLPGESTLQPRTDTGWAWVVLLGAVVVNFVAFGASASLSVYLNVWMEYFDVSAVTVGFVLSFRTLIKTLMGPVSAAICTKFGPRVTMMVGGVALVGGYAMATCSPTVWILILSNGVLTAFGSSLSRVASFQALSVYFKKRFTFAVGLASIGLGVKQLVCPPLYTYLIDLYGWQGSMLLIAGVSFHVVAAGALLRPITLRKTTLGPEEVTDDSCNTSATTEANVSPGLDSQFANSSSNIEDTGGDSDTKPSSVGCVIKRHYFALKHFMLETYGIRRLAHNSAFIILMVVSVCHGFGKLGLVYSVVRAESVGIEPNLAALILSLMGGGSTIAVVAHGWFVDKKYITAELAYSIGALLYGVLAALTPAFETFVPLAIIAVPMGMVTGMTGSLITVIICSHVKKMDTAGAFGAHLFFWGIGEIAGVFVAGFMYDSLGSYDFAFFIGGGALLIASMLTFVIYVTHRSKQRRQEIATVESCATATVENCAKATVEICAEATVENCAKVTVENCPDATVENCAEATVKNCADPSDFPTNVCGAQREERGISNPAYVLTSDDESSEYSVT; from the exons ATGGTCCCCGTCTCTGACGATCACCAATCACAGCTGAACGTTGCTCAACAAGATCCAAGCCATGGGGCAGCTTCCTCCACTGTAACAATTGAACACCTACCGGGAGAGTCAACCCTCCAGCCCCGGACGGATACGGGCTGGGCTTGGGTCGTACTACTCGGTGCCGTCGTGGTGAATTTCGTAGCTTTCGGGGCCTCGGCATCGTTGAGTGTGTATCTAAACGTATGGATGGAGTACTTCGATGTTTCTGCTGTGACAGTTGGATTTGTGCTGTCGTTTCGAACTCTGATAAAAACATTGATGG GTCCTGTATCAGCCGCAATTTGTACAAAGTTTGGGCCTCGCGTGACTATGATGGTGGGCGGAGTCGCACTGGTGGGAGGGTATGCAATGGCAACTTGCTCACCCACCGTTTGGATCCTGATACTCAGCAATGGGGTCCTAACAG caTTTGGATCAAGTCTATCGCGAGTGGCATCCTTCCAAGCCCTTAGTGTTTACTTCAAGAAGAGGTTCACATTCGCCGTTGGATTGGCATCAATCGGTCTTGGCGTCAAGCAGCTGGTCTGTCCCCCTCTGTACACCTACCTGATTGACCTGTACGGCTGGCAAGGTTCCATGCTCTTGATAGCGGGAGTAAGTTTCCATGTTGTAGCAGCCGGAGCCCTCTTGCGGCCAATAACTTTAAGAAAGACAACCCTTGGTCCAGAAGAGGTTACCGACGACTCTTGCAACACGTCTGCTACAACAGAAGCTAATGTCTCTCCCGGACTGGACTCGCAGTTTGCAAATTCTAGCAGTAATATAGAGGACACTGGCGGTGACTCAGACACCAAACCGTCGTCTGTTGGCTGTGTCATCAAACGCCACTACTTCGCCCTCAAACATTTCATGTTGGAAACGTATGGCATCAGACGCCTTGCTCACAATAGTGCATTCATCATCCTGATGGTCGTATCCGTCTGCCACGGCTTCGGCAAACTGGGCTTGGTGTACTCCGTAGTCCGTGCTGAATCAGTCGGCATCGAACCCAACCTTGCGGCGCTTATCCTCTCCTTGATGGGTGGTGGTAGTACCATAGCTGTCGTCGCCCACGGCTGGTTCGTTGATAAGAAGTACATCACAGCGGAGTTGGCCTACTCTATAGGTGCGTTACTCTACGGCGTGCTTGCTGCCCTCACTCCGGCTTTTGAGACTTTCGTTCCGCTGGCGATCATCGCAGTTCCGATGGGAATGGTGACCGGAATGACCGGCTCACTCATCACCGTTATTATATGCTCTCACGTGAAGAAAATGGACACAGCCGGAGCGTTCGGAGCACATCTATTTTTCTGGGGTATCGGCGAAATCGCTGGAGTCTTTGTGGCTG GTTTCATGTACGACAGCCTAGGGAGCTATGATTTCGCTTTCTTCATCGGTGGGGGCGCTTTGCTAATCGCGTCCATGCTGACCTTTGTCATCTACGTCACACACAGGAGTAAGCAGAGACGCCAAGAGATCGCCACTGTCGAGAGCTGCGCAACGGCTACTGTCGAGAACTGCGCAAAGGCTACTGTCGAGATCTGCGCAGAGGCTACTGTCGAGAACTGCGCAAAGGTTACTGTCGAGAACTGCCCAGATGCTACTGTCGAGAACTGCGCAGAGGCTACTGTCAAGAACTGTGCAGACCCGAGTGATTTTCCAACCAACGTGTGCGGTGCGCAACGTGAAGAGAGAGGTATTTCCAATCCTGCTTACGTTCTGACCAGTGATGACGAGTCCAGCGAATATAGTGTAACGTGA